A section of the Synergistaceae bacterium genome encodes:
- the gyrB gene encoding DNA topoisomerase (ATP-hydrolyzing) subunit B, which translates to MESQQHVNDYGAESIKVLEGLEAVRKRPGMYIGDTSTRGLHHLVYEVVDNAVDEAMAGFCNEIQITIHRDESITVQDNGRGIPTDPHPYNGRPTSEVVLTVLHAGGKFGQGAYKVSGGLHGVGVSVVNALSEWLVVTIARDGIAKTQRFERGVPVTDLSEGSPADWQGTRIDYLPDKEIFEEVHHSLDTLKSRFKELAFLNPGLKISVLDERTNDSREYFFKGGIGAFVKYIDRDRTALFNEPVVLSGTRDNISIDLGFEYNDGYQEHMYTYANLIHTIEGGTHLVGLRTALTRAINEAARTGKILRDKEENLSGDDLKEGLTCVLSVRLSEPQFEGQTKTRLGNSEVRGAVDSFIYEGLISAFEDRPEIVRPIAEKAIRARRAREAAKKARELVRKGAMSGMSLPGKLADCSSKKAENTELYIVEGDSAGGSAKQGRDRKFQAILPLRGKILNVEKAQMDRMLSNREIQTIITALGCGIGSEFDASKLRYHKIIIMTDADVDGAHIATLLLTFFYRHMPELLSQGYLYLAQPPLYRVQYGKTVNYCYTDRELREHIESAADPSKVSVQRYKGLGEMNPEQLWETTMDPANRILKRVELDDNLLADEYFDILMGDKVEPRRQFIIANAGEVKNLDV; encoded by the coding sequence ATGGAATCACAGCAGCATGTAAATGATTACGGAGCAGAAAGCATAAAGGTTCTGGAAGGTCTTGAAGCCGTCAGGAAGCGTCCCGGAATGTACATCGGCGACACATCAACGCGCGGGCTTCATCACCTAGTCTATGAAGTTGTAGATAACGCTGTCGACGAAGCGATGGCGGGCTTCTGCAACGAAATACAGATTACCATTCACCGCGACGAGAGCATCACTGTGCAGGACAACGGGCGCGGCATCCCTACAGACCCTCACCCCTACAACGGCAGGCCGACGAGCGAAGTCGTGCTTACGGTGCTTCACGCGGGCGGAAAGTTCGGGCAGGGAGCGTACAAGGTCTCAGGCGGGCTTCACGGAGTCGGCGTGTCTGTCGTAAATGCGCTGTCTGAATGGTTAGTGGTTACGATTGCGCGCGACGGCATCGCGAAGACCCAGCGTTTCGAGCGCGGAGTTCCTGTTACTGACCTGAGCGAGGGCTCACCCGCAGACTGGCAGGGCACTCGTATAGACTATCTGCCGGACAAGGAGATTTTCGAGGAAGTCCACCACTCTCTTGATACGCTGAAGAGCCGCTTCAAGGAATTAGCCTTCCTGAATCCGGGCTTGAAGATTTCTGTTCTCGACGAGCGCACGAACGACAGCCGCGAGTACTTCTTCAAGGGAGGCATCGGGGCATTCGTGAAGTACATTGACCGCGACAGGACGGCACTCTTCAACGAACCCGTAGTGCTTTCGGGAACGCGGGACAACATCTCGATAGACTTGGGCTTTGAGTACAACGACGGCTATCAGGAGCACATGTACACCTACGCGAACCTGATACACACGATAGAGGGCGGAACTCACCTTGTGGGGCTTCGCACGGCTCTGACCCGCGCAATCAACGAGGCGGCAAGGACGGGGAAGATTCTCCGCGACAAGGAAGAGAACCTCAGCGGCGATGACCTCAAAGAAGGGCTGACCTGCGTGCTGTCGGTGAGGCTCAGCGAACCGCAGTTCGAGGGACAGACAAAAACACGTCTCGGTAACAGCGAAGTTAGGGGAGCAGTGGACTCGTTCATCTACGAGGGGTTAATCTCTGCGTTCGAGGACAGGCCGGAGATCGTCAGACCCATCGCGGAGAAGGCGATACGTGCGAGAAGGGCACGTGAGGCGGCCAAGAAAGCGCGCGAGCTCGTCCGCAAGGGTGCAATGTCGGGGATGAGTCTTCCGGGCAAACTTGCTGACTGTTCGTCGAAGAAGGCGGAGAACACCGAGCTGTACATAGTCGAGGGCGACAGTGCAGGCGGAAGCGCAAAGCAGGGGCGCGACAGGAAGTTTCAGGCTATTCTGCCTCTGCGGGGAAAAATCCTCAACGTCGAGAAGGCACAGATGGACAGAATGCTGAGCAACAGGGAGATTCAGACCATCATTACGGCACTGGGATGCGGGATCGGCAGTGAGTTCGACGCAAGCAAACTGCGTTACCACAAGATTATCATCATGACGGATGCCGATGTCGACGGTGCACACATAGCTACGCTGCTTCTGACGTTCTTCTACCGCCACATGCCGGAGCTCCTCTCGCAGGGTTATCTGTACCTCGCACAGCCTCCGCTCTACCGCGTGCAGTACGGAAAGACCGTGAACTACTGCTACACCGACCGTGAACTTCGCGAGCACATCGAGAGTGCCGCAGACCCGTCGAAGGTCAGCGTCCAGAGGTACAAGGGGCTAGGCGAGATGAACCCCGAGCAGTTGTGGGAAACCACGATGGACCCGGCAAACAGAATCCTCAAGAGGGTAGAGCTCGACGACAACCTTCTTGCTGATGAGTACTTCGACATTCTGATGGGCGACAAGGTAGAACCGCGCAGGCAGTTCATCATAGCGAACGCCGGTGAAGTGAAAAATCTTGACGTTTAG
- a CDS encoding acyl-CoA thioesterase: MARVSTATIRVRYAETDKMGVAYHGHYLDWFEVGRTEYCRQSGKTYLEWEGEGIMLPVVEAHCRYKSSLYYDDEVVIETTITKLSRVSVVFSYKVYNKATGHLAAEGYTKHAFVSSDGKLLKDGNPLQESLSVIMEGEQDR, encoded by the coding sequence ATGGCAAGAGTGAGCACGGCAACAATCCGCGTGCGTTATGCGGAGACCGACAAGATGGGAGTTGCGTATCACGGGCACTATCTGGACTGGTTCGAGGTCGGCAGGACGGAATACTGCAGGCAGAGCGGGAAGACTTATCTTGAGTGGGAAGGTGAAGGGATAATGCTTCCTGTTGTTGAGGCACACTGCAGGTACAAGTCCTCGCTGTACTATGATGACGAGGTAGTCATAGAGACCACGATAACGAAGCTCTCGCGTGTAAGCGTAGTGTTCTCGTACAAGGTATACAACAAGGCGACGGGGCACTTGGCCGCAGAGGGCTACACGAAACATGCATTTGTGTCGTCGGACGGAAAGCTCTTGAAGGACGGCAATCCTCTTCAGGAGAGCCTGAGCGTCATCATGGAGGGAGAACAGGACAGGTGA
- a CDS encoding ketoacyl-ACP synthase III, producing the protein MPEVVEENTNARLRKKTGIERRRICPPGMTAGDMAVKAAENLFAGITDGGGGLIDFVILCTQSPDYFLPTTACIIQDRLGLPKTCGAVDVNLGCSGYVYGLGLAKGLIESGQAKNVLLLTSETYSRHISPKDNATRPLFGDGAAATLVSGVEAESEGIYGFVYGTDGSGAEKLIVPVGGARHSYSSTELQEYTDAFGNVRTNRDLYMDGAGIMEFALDAVPVMLDEVLAKSSLTREEIDYYVFHQANKMMLGFLQEKCGLQGLPFWNDVTDYGNTVSASVPIAVRDLLRQNDSANLRRVMLAGFGVGLSWGGCVVDLSNVQGRE; encoded by the coding sequence TTGCCCGAAGTCGTCGAGGAGAACACGAACGCGCGCCTTCGGAAGAAGACGGGCATCGAACGCCGGCGAATCTGTCCGCCCGGAATGACCGCAGGAGACATGGCAGTGAAAGCCGCCGAGAATCTCTTTGCGGGAATTACTGACGGGGGGGGGGGACTAATAGATTTCGTGATTCTCTGCACGCAGTCGCCGGACTATTTCCTGCCCACAACCGCATGTATAATTCAGGACAGGCTGGGTCTCCCGAAGACATGCGGAGCTGTTGATGTCAATCTCGGGTGTTCAGGGTACGTCTACGGTCTCGGCCTCGCCAAAGGATTAATCGAGTCCGGGCAGGCAAAGAATGTCCTTCTCCTGACCTCAGAGACCTACAGCAGGCACATCAGCCCTAAGGACAACGCGACACGCCCGCTTTTCGGGGACGGTGCGGCGGCTACTCTGGTGAGCGGGGTTGAGGCGGAGAGTGAAGGGATTTACGGCTTTGTGTACGGGACGGACGGGAGCGGTGCGGAGAAGCTGATTGTTCCTGTAGGAGGAGCGAGGCATTCATACTCCAGCACGGAGCTTCAGGAGTACACCGACGCTTTCGGCAACGTCAGGACGAACAGAGATCTGTACATGGACGGGGCGGGAATAATGGAGTTCGCGCTTGATGCCGTGCCCGTGATGCTCGATGAAGTCTTGGCCAAGTCATCATTAACGCGTGAAGAGATAGATTACTACGTCTTCCATCAGGCAAATAAGATGATGCTCGGCTTCCTTCAGGAAAAGTGCGGCCTTCAGGGTCTCCCCTTCTGGAACGACGTAACAGACTACGGCAACACAGTATCAGCGTCTGTTCCGATAGCCGTCCGCGACCTCCTCAGACAGAACGACAGCGCGAATCTCCGGCGCGTAATGCTGGCAGGTTTCGGTGTAGGCCTGTCGTGGGGAGGCTGTGTTGTTGACCTCAGCAACGTTCAGGGCAGGGAGTGA
- a CDS encoding SDR family oxidoreductase — translation MSRVIYDFSGERYAVTGASSGIGRQVALDLAEAGAVVLGIGRNAERLGALRNIAPSRIFTASLDVCDTQALEDAIASFVREHGRLKGGVHAAGIDALTPLRNFAYGGGGHEIMDTSFWAGIEFLRIITSPEFSEAPTSTVLFSSVSALTADKGKTVYASAKSAMNGAVSSLAQELSAGGHRVNSILPGWVDTPLTREIAAMNDTAGVLAGHLLGKGKPEYISQSVMFLLSNDSCGINGKSFVVDGGYSA, via the coding sequence ATGAGCAGAGTAATCTACGATTTTTCGGGCGAACGTTACGCAGTTACAGGCGCGTCATCGGGGATAGGCAGACAGGTTGCCCTTGACCTTGCGGAGGCCGGAGCAGTTGTTCTGGGCATAGGCAGGAACGCAGAACGTCTCGGAGCCCTGCGTAACATTGCACCATCACGCATCTTCACGGCATCTCTCGACGTGTGCGACACACAAGCCCTCGAGGACGCGATAGCTTCATTCGTCAGGGAGCACGGCAGGCTGAAAGGCGGAGTACACGCGGCAGGTATAGACGCTCTTACTCCTCTGCGTAATTTTGCTTACGGGGGGGGGGGGCATGAGATTATGGACACAAGTTTCTGGGCAGGCATCGAGTTTCTTCGCATCATAACAAGTCCAGAATTTTCGGAGGCTCCTACGTCTACGGTGCTGTTCTCGTCTGTCTCTGCGCTGACTGCCGACAAGGGCAAAACCGTCTACGCTTCGGCCAAGTCTGCGATGAATGGTGCAGTGAGTTCGCTGGCACAGGAGCTCTCGGCGGGCGGACACAGGGTGAACAGCATTCTTCCGGGCTGGGTGGACACTCCGCTGACCCGCGAAATAGCCGCGATGAATGACACTGCCGGTGTCTTGGCCGGACATCTTCTTGGCAAGGGGAAGCCGGAGTACATCAGCCAGTCCGTGATGTTCCTGCTGAGCAATGATTCGTGCGGGATAAACGGGAAGAGTTTTGTTGTTGACGGGGGGTATTCAGCATAA
- a CDS encoding SDR family oxidoreductase, whose protein sequence is MSKVTYDFSGEQFVVTGASSGIGRQVALELAEAGACVLAVGRNAERLEEVRLSHPENIFTASLDVCDSEALEDAIASFVAEHGKLSGGVHAAGISDTTPLRSYDRERAHEIMNVSFWAGMNLLQLITRAKYGNPGTSTVLFSSEYSLHPAKGMFAYAAAKSAVNTAVKCAAKEIAAKKHRVNSILPGWTVTGMTGQFETSPEIEAVIAKHLFGAGRPEYISKMVLFLLSDASCWITGSNVVVDGGYLS, encoded by the coding sequence ATGAGCAAGGTAACTTATGACTTCTCTGGCGAACAGTTTGTCGTTACGGGAGCTTCGTCGGGAATAGGCCGTCAGGTCGCGCTCGAGCTCGCGGAAGCCGGAGCGTGTGTTCTTGCTGTTGGGAGGAACGCAGAACGTCTCGAGGAGGTCAGGCTCTCCCACCCCGAAAACATCTTCACGGCATCGCTGGATGTCTGCGACTCTGAGGCTCTCGAGGATGCCATTGCGAGCTTCGTCGCGGAGCACGGCAAGTTGTCTGGAGGGGTTCACGCGGCGGGGATAAGCGACACGACACCCCTGCGGAGCTATGACCGTGAGCGTGCGCACGAGATAATGAACGTCAGCTTCTGGGCAGGGATGAACCTCCTCCAGCTCATCACGCGCGCGAAGTACGGCAATCCCGGAACGTCTACGGTGCTCTTCTCGTCGGAATACTCCCTCCATCCAGCTAAGGGGATGTTCGCCTACGCGGCCGCAAAATCCGCCGTCAACACAGCAGTGAAGTGTGCCGCGAAGGAGATCGCCGCCAAGAAGCACCGCGTCAACAGTATCCTTCCCGGCTGGACGGTTACGGGAATGACGGGGCAGTTCGAGACGAGCCCGGAAATCGAGGCCGTCATAGCGAAGCATCTTTTTGGTGCGGGCAGGCCGGAATACATCAGCAAGATGGTGCTGTTCCTGCTCAGTGATGCGTCGTGCTGGATAACTGGCAGCAACGTAGTAGTTGACGGAGGATATTTATCATGA
- a CDS encoding ketoacyl-ACP synthase III translates to MPVFDCVRGVDVAEIVCALPAQTFSLAEYAPNLLNEKTAARLAKSTGFSSLRIAPEGVTTADLFAEAAGKILEGRRREEVAGLVFVSKTPDYDMPATSHVLQHKLGLSNSVICIDISEGCSGFVRGLYVAAMMSSRLGAPVLLGCGDTNSRITDPDDRASRCIYGDGASAILVTPGGQDIPFAFATYGEKYGVVIMENSRSRITPSPKRDGYIYLDGVEILNFSMNEVPEAITSFMERNSLTRDSITLYACHQANKLILDSLADKLGVPREKMPFTSGDIGNESSASIPSVIVRTDAAKHQRVLCCGFGVGLSVGVCLADFSGTKTREVYLS, encoded by the coding sequence ATGCCGGTGTTCGACTGTGTCAGGGGCGTAGACGTTGCGGAGATAGTGTGTGCACTTCCTGCGCAGACGTTCTCTCTCGCGGAATACGCTCCCAACCTCCTCAACGAGAAGACCGCCGCCCGCTTGGCCAAGAGCACGGGTTTCTCCTCGCTGAGGATCGCTCCTGAGGGTGTAACCACAGCAGACTTGTTCGCGGAGGCAGCTGGGAAGATTCTAGAGGGGCGCAGGCGTGAAGAGGTTGCGGGGCTCGTGTTCGTCTCGAAGACTCCTGACTACGACATGCCTGCCACAAGCCACGTCCTCCAGCACAAACTAGGCCTGAGCAACAGCGTCATATGCATTGACATCAGCGAGGGGTGCTCGGGATTCGTGAGGGGACTGTACGTCGCTGCGATGATGTCGAGCCGTCTCGGAGCTCCAGTGCTGCTGGGCTGCGGGGACACGAACAGCAGAATTACAGACCCCGACGACAGGGCTTCGCGGTGCATCTACGGCGACGGAGCTTCAGCAATCCTCGTAACGCCCGGAGGGCAGGATATACCTTTTGCTTTCGCCACGTACGGGGAAAAGTACGGCGTTGTCATAATGGAGAACAGCCGGAGCAGAATCACTCCCAGCCCCAAACGGGACGGCTACATCTACCTTGACGGCGTGGAGATACTCAACTTCTCGATGAACGAAGTCCCTGAAGCCATCACTTCCTTCATGGAACGCAACAGCCTCACCCGCGACAGCATTACCCTCTACGCCTGCCATCAGGCCAACAAGCTGATACTGGACAGCCTGGCCGACAAACTCGGAGTTCCGCGCGAGAAGATGCCGTTCACTTCCGGCGACATCGGCAACGAATCATCAGCCTCCATACCCTCAGTGATTGTGCGCACGGACGCGGCCAAGCATCAGCGTGTACTGTGCTGCGGTTTTGGTGTGGGTCTGTCTGTCGGAGTGTGTCTCGCTGACTTCTCGGGCACAAAGACTAGAGAGGTGTATTTATCATGA
- a CDS encoding PIG-L family deacetylase codes for MTRPDQTRPDHYCDSFFDDSYAGRKVLVLVPHQDDEINVAANSIQNFIHAGAEVFVAFANSGDYYDWYSFEVRISEAANSLQVLGLDRSHIFCLAFAETLNNSETGHIFYAKDNPITSASGHTETYGAAGFTDFAYLTRKQHSPYTRRNYLQDLKELILHVRADVILAVDFDWHADHRMLSLSFDEVMGEILSRPGNDYLPEVFRRFAYCIGWNGEPDLFSSTFLLSTVRPEPGHTQSYDKKIVGTSYYSWEDRVRFPVPEASRPIFEGNILERALRQHVSQDAFIQAERVINADEVFWRRRTDSLSFRAKVSASSGNAGCAKDFRLLNVSEVDSDTPKWENYLWIPDADDTVKELVFSWDEPQTISLVRLWGNVDGVPLQKVSVSMNTGYSVEAGPLPAEGLPLTLEIPEQQGVTECRIKVLAQGSSESGLAEAEFFAQAEQEAVVRPFIQITSGGNFVYEYDRDPDEQSIPLECYQYRTDAPVSWEVEGSARLEDGRLVFEGSGDVAVTASCEGGLYCRAVFRARSREYMDGLRSRLAAEQKKLNRVKFRVRQKQRFQSYWYMLRKRGIIYTAKQVMSKIIKKLGGSKKR; via the coding sequence TTGACCAGACCAGACCAGACCAGACCTGACCATTATTGTGATTCATTCTTCGATGATTCTTATGCAGGAAGAAAAGTTCTAGTACTAGTACCCCATCAGGACGACGAAATCAACGTAGCAGCAAACTCCATCCAGAATTTCATTCATGCAGGTGCAGAAGTCTTTGTCGCGTTCGCCAACAGCGGGGATTATTACGACTGGTACTCGTTCGAGGTACGCATAAGTGAAGCCGCAAACTCTCTGCAGGTTCTTGGCCTCGACCGCTCGCACATCTTCTGCCTTGCTTTTGCCGAAACCCTCAACAACTCAGAGACCGGGCACATCTTCTACGCTAAGGACAACCCCATAACTTCAGCCAGCGGCCACACAGAGACCTACGGAGCGGCGGGGTTCACGGACTTTGCGTACCTGACACGCAAACAGCACAGCCCCTACACGCGCAGGAACTACTTGCAGGACTTGAAGGAGCTCATCCTTCACGTCAGGGCTGATGTCATTCTCGCCGTAGACTTCGACTGGCACGCAGACCACAGGATGCTTTCCCTCTCGTTCGACGAGGTGATGGGAGAAATATTGTCCAGACCTGGCAACGATTACCTGCCCGAAGTCTTCAGGAGGTTCGCGTACTGCATAGGCTGGAATGGAGAGCCCGACCTGTTCAGCTCTACGTTCCTGCTGTCAACCGTCAGGCCTGAGCCCGGACACACGCAGAGCTACGACAAGAAGATAGTCGGAACGTCGTACTACTCTTGGGAAGACCGCGTGCGTTTCCCCGTCCCTGAAGCGAGCAGGCCTATCTTCGAGGGCAACATCCTCGAGCGGGCACTGCGTCAGCATGTCTCTCAGGATGCGTTCATTCAGGCAGAGCGCGTAATCAACGCCGACGAAGTCTTCTGGCGGCGGCGCACTGACAGCCTGAGCTTCCGCGCAAAAGTCTCGGCCTCATCAGGGAATGCCGGTTGCGCAAAAGATTTCCGTCTGCTGAACGTCTCCGAAGTTGACTCCGACACCCCGAAGTGGGAGAACTACCTGTGGATTCCTGATGCGGACGACACCGTGAAGGAGCTCGTCTTTTCGTGGGACGAACCGCAGACAATCTCGCTCGTAAGGCTGTGGGGCAACGTTGACGGCGTGCCTCTGCAGAAAGTCTCCGTGAGCATGAACACAGGCTACAGCGTTGAGGCCGGGCCTCTGCCTGCGGAAGGTCTGCCCCTCACTCTCGAGATTCCCGAACAGCAGGGCGTAACCGAGTGCCGGATAAAAGTTCTCGCGCAGGGAAGCAGTGAGTCGGGACTTGCGGAGGCTGAGTTCTTCGCTCAGGCGGAACAGGAAGCCGTAGTGAGGCCGTTCATCCAGATAACGAGCGGCGGGAATTTTGTCTACGAGTACGACAGAGACCCGGACGAGCAGAGCATCCCGCTTGAGTGCTACCAGTACCGCACTGATGCGCCGGTCAGCTGGGAGGTCGAGGGTTCTGCGCGTCTGGAGGACGGAAGGCTTGTGTTCGAGGGCTCGGGGGATGTTGCGGTAACTGCATCGTGTGAAGGCGGGCTGTACTGTCGGGCGGTCTTCAGGGCACGCAGCCGCGAATACATGGACGGCCTGCGTTCGAGGCTTGCGGCGGAACAGAAGAAGCTCAACCGCGTGAAGTTCCGTGTGAGGCAGAAGCAGCGTTTCCAGAGCTATTGGTACATGCTGAGGAAGAGGGGCATTATCTACACAGCGAAGCAGGTAATGTCCAAGATTATCAAGAAACTTGGAGGCAGCAAGAAGAGATGA
- the raiA gene encoding ribosome-associated translation inhibitor RaiA — protein sequence MEVRFVQRGATVDDKLRDYMEKKISKLEKFFRKILNCQIVVTHHKGSFNVETTANANGVILRAEEDATDMRTAFDQSLKNLERRIKKYNSYLKDKAQLGADTEFTFSLEETAEADGNVPAIDKVKKVEFHPMDPVEAAMQMELVGHEFFMFQNAATGEINVIYKRGENSYGLLEPVR from the coding sequence ATGGAAGTTCGGTTTGTACAGCGCGGCGCAACTGTTGACGACAAACTCAGGGACTACATGGAGAAGAAGATCTCCAAGCTCGAGAAGTTCTTCCGCAAGATACTGAACTGCCAGATAGTTGTTACGCATCACAAGGGCAGCTTCAACGTCGAAACCACCGCAAATGCCAACGGCGTAATTCTCCGTGCTGAGGAAGACGCAACGGACATGAGGACGGCATTCGACCAGTCGCTCAAGAACTTGGAGCGCAGAATCAAGAAGTACAACTCATACCTTAAGGACAAGGCACAGTTAGGCGCGGACACAGAGTTCACGTTCAGCCTTGAGGAGACGGCAGAGGCTGACGGCAATGTTCCCGCAATCGACAAGGTCAAGAAGGTGGAATTTCACCCGATGGACCCCGTAGAAGCGGCAATGCAGATGGAGTTAGTTGGGCACGAGTTCTTCATGTTCCAGAACGCCGCGACAGGAGAAATCAACGTCATCTACAAGCGCGGGGAGAACAGCTACGGCCTCCTTGAGCCGGTAAGGTAA
- a CDS encoding iron-containing alcohol dehydrogenase, with protein sequence MSANVKGSSYSIKIRKGLVERIGLEVLRLSDEKEHEIALITDEKVSGLYLQNVIINAKECPKSEGTRLRICELLIGSHEGTKNFGLIEKLLEDMAALGLSKQCVVVALGGGVVCDAAGFAAACYLGGVRLVLVPTTLAAMVKASAGNYARVNLSAGENLAGMSCTPSLVLCDTDCLKTLPDDEYRSGLAEALKTAIVSGEEMFRLFTRKIEPDGIERVIEECIKFRASIAGDEGRLRGLKLGCVVGSAIGALSGYGIQHGLATAQGIGITARASAKMGWCSEDTAGRIITALNAHNLPDNCVKYKAADIARTAAKSWGRVVDMVVPCGIGQCTVKQVKAEDLEHVISLGIKG encoded by the coding sequence ATGTCGGCAAACGTTAAAGGTAGCAGCTACAGCATCAAGATACGCAAGGGTCTCGTGGAACGTATCGGGCTCGAAGTCCTCAGGCTCAGCGACGAGAAGGAGCACGAAATTGCGCTGATTACCGACGAGAAGGTCTCGGGCCTGTACCTGCAGAACGTCATCATCAACGCCAAAGAGTGTCCGAAGTCCGAAGGCACGCGCCTGCGAATCTGCGAGCTGCTGATAGGTTCGCACGAAGGCACAAAGAATTTCGGCCTCATCGAGAAGCTCCTCGAGGACATGGCAGCTCTCGGGCTCTCGAAGCAGTGCGTAGTCGTCGCTCTCGGCGGAGGTGTCGTGTGCGACGCAGCAGGTTTTGCCGCCGCGTGCTATCTCGGTGGAGTAAGGCTCGTGCTCGTCCCGACAACTCTTGCCGCGATGGTCAAGGCTTCCGCCGGGAATTATGCGCGCGTCAACCTCTCGGCAGGCGAGAACTTGGCCGGAATGTCCTGCACCCCCTCGCTCGTCCTGTGCGACACCGACTGCCTCAAGACACTTCCCGACGACGAGTACAGGAGCGGCCTCGCCGAAGCCCTCAAGACCGCAATAGTCAGCGGGGAAGAGATGTTCAGGCTGTTCACGAGGAAGATAGAGCCCGACGGAATAGAGAGAGTCATTGAGGAGTGCATAAAGTTCCGCGCGTCAATCGCAGGCGATGAAGGAAGGCTCAGGGGCTTGAAGCTGGGCTGCGTCGTAGGGAGCGCGATCGGTGCGCTGAGCGGCTACGGAATTCAGCACGGCCTCGCGACCGCTCAGGGCATCGGCATAACCGCGCGTGCGTCGGCCAAGATGGGCTGGTGCTCTGAGGACACAGCAGGACGAATCATCACCGCACTGAATGCCCACAATCTTCCCGACAACTGCGTGAAGTACAAGGCCGCTGACATTGCCCGTACAGCTGCAAAATCGTGGGGCAGGGTCGTCGACATGGTAGTTCCGTGCGGGATAGGGCAGTGCACGGTGAAACAGGTAAAGGCTGAAGATTTGGAGCATGTCATTTCACTGGGGATTAAGGGCTGA